In Leptospira perdikensis, a single genomic region encodes these proteins:
- a CDS encoding class I tRNA ligase family protein: MKKNKSLKVVYLPPPCANGDLHFGHIAGVYLPADIFSRVIEKLYPSSRVITIAGSDENNTYALKKSFLNNVPLTESLDFYTNRIHKSLSFLSIKMDQFIRTSSETHSNMSNSILENLKKSNKVTMNDSYQLYSEKEDSFISDSLAIGECYKCGKETDAGTCENCGELIQHIKLINPKHYQSKEKLVLRPSQSYSINFKNQNDKLERIINKQNWPKRIKSLAIQWLRSNQFSSLEITKIFKFGLKIKNSSVSDLSIPLWFEAVWAYYTGIFESLRLNSINSFFNTIRKVKIDLYFFMGQDNRFHFTISDILVRNLLRLKKIRSTVNIQPFFTISNEKFSTSRDRAIFIGEVETYFNSSFLRFSLYHFYCSNKTDFNLNVYFEAIKELKNIKDFISNFKVLENSKKFDSKDFSKLTYIKMLRKDIKLNNNKSLIKILNKIQKQILRTKI, translated from the coding sequence ATGAAAAAGAATAAATCGTTAAAGGTGGTTTATTTGCCACCTCCTTGTGCAAATGGCGATTTACATTTTGGTCATATTGCCGGTGTATATTTACCGGCCGATATATTCAGTAGAGTGATTGAAAAACTATATCCGTCTTCTCGGGTAATTACGATAGCAGGTTCAGACGAGAACAATACGTATGCTTTAAAAAAATCATTCCTAAATAATGTTCCTCTTACTGAATCCTTGGATTTTTATACGAATCGTATTCATAAAAGTCTTAGTTTTCTGAGTATTAAAATGGATCAATTCATTAGAACATCTTCTGAAACTCATTCCAATATGAGTAACTCTATACTGGAAAATTTAAAAAAGTCAAATAAAGTAACTATGAATGATAGTTATCAATTGTATTCAGAAAAAGAAGATTCCTTTATATCTGATTCTTTAGCTATTGGAGAATGTTATAAATGTGGAAAAGAAACGGATGCTGGTACTTGTGAAAATTGTGGCGAACTAATTCAACATATTAAATTAATCAACCCTAAGCACTATCAGTCGAAAGAAAAATTAGTTTTAAGACCGTCACAATCATATTCTATTAATTTTAAAAATCAAAATGATAAATTAGAAAGGATAATTAATAAACAAAATTGGCCAAAAAGAATTAAATCTTTGGCAATCCAATGGCTTCGATCAAATCAATTTTCTAGTTTAGAGATTACAAAAATCTTCAAATTTGGATTAAAAATCAAAAACAGTTCTGTTAGTGATTTAAGTATTCCTTTGTGGTTTGAAGCCGTATGGGCATATTATACAGGAATATTTGAATCTTTACGTTTAAATTCTATAAATTCATTCTTTAATACAATTCGGAAAGTTAAGATTGATTTGTATTTTTTTATGGGTCAAGATAACCGCTTTCATTTTACCATATCAGATATTTTGGTTAGAAACCTGTTGAGATTAAAAAAAATTCGTTCTACGGTGAATATCCAACCATTCTTTACAATTAGTAACGAAAAGTTTTCTACGAGCAGAGATAGAGCTATATTTATTGGGGAAGTCGAAACATATTTTAATTCCAGTTTTCTTCGATTTTCTTTATATCACTTCTACTGTTCTAATAAAACAGATTTTAATTTAAATGTCTATTTTGAAGCGATTAAAGAATTAAAAAACATTAAAGATTTTATTTCTAATTTTAAAGTTCTAGAGAATTCCAAAAAATTTGATTCTAAAGATTTTAGTAAATTGACTTATATTAAAATGTTAAGAAAAGACATTAAATTGAATAATAATAAATCCTTAATTAAAATTTTGAATAAAATTCAAAAACAAATTCTAAGAACAAAGATTG
- a CDS encoding lysoplasmalogenase family protein encodes MKKYIWTILFFFSVLGHILLDGILTDRSNLIPTKIIPTLILIGYLVKYRKSLLFDNKFSFFLITLVLILFGDICLLFPKLFSLGLILYIVAQGIYTYIFLNRNTISISSIVGFCVYGIFAITLFITKVDKSLVIPVIIYIFALMSMGYAVFSNRDKKYFLLYIGATLFIFSDTLLAYIRLNHIISAFWNATILLTYFSAQFCLVFGSLRNEKE; translated from the coding sequence AAAAAATATATTTGGACAATTCTATTCTTTTTTTCTGTATTAGGTCATATTCTATTAGATGGAATACTAACTGATCGATCAAATTTAATTCCTACAAAAATTATCCCAACACTAATTTTAATTGGTTATCTAGTTAAATATAGAAAGAGTTTGTTATTTGATAATAAATTTTCATTCTTTTTGATAACGTTGGTATTAATTTTGTTTGGTGACATTTGTTTGTTGTTCCCAAAACTTTTTTCCTTGGGTTTGATACTATATATTGTAGCCCAAGGAATATATACTTATATATTCCTTAACAGAAATACGATTTCGATATCGAGTATTGTTGGATTTTGTGTTTATGGAATTTTTGCAATTACTTTGTTTATAACTAAAGTAGATAAAAGTTTAGTGATTCCTGTAATCATATATATCTTTGCCTTGATGTCTATGGGATATGCTGTTTTTTCAAATAGAGACAAAAAATATTTTTTACTTTATATCGGAGCAACCTTATTTATTTTTTCTGATACGCTGCTTGCTTATATCCGCTTAAATCATATCATCTCTGCTTTTTGGAATGCTACGATTCTACTCACTTATTTTTCTGCTCAGTTTTGTTTGGTATTCGGGTCTCTAAGAAATGAAAAAGAATAA